From a region of the Castanea sativa cultivar Marrone di Chiusa Pesio chromosome 10, ASM4071231v1 genome:
- the LOC142612242 gene encoding uncharacterized protein LOC142612242 yields the protein MVTHRGIEVNPAQVKAINSLQPPRNPKEVQRLTGMTAALNRFISQSADSLVLIRVDNNVQRPVYYVSKSLHETEVYYLPLEKAVLAVVHATRKLPHYFQSHTVVVLTQLPLKSVLTDLVAEFAEPSLEENVKGLVMDEKSVGMILCKEPLMWRVYFDGTINQKGFGVGLVLVSPEGFLFENSLRLGFSTTNNEAEYEALLVGMDMVQKMGGQAVQMFLDSQLVVGHVERKLEAKDPRMQEYIARVRYLQSKFKSFTLSHVSKSMNTHVDSLATLATSSAQSLPRVILVEDLCKPSGMNSDTIQVH from the exons atggtaactcatcggggaattgagGTCAATCCTGCACAGGTCAAAGCAATCAAtagcttacagccacctcggaatcctaaagaggttcaGAGGTTAACTGgaatgactgctgctctcaaccggTTCATCTCTCAATCTGCAGACag CTTGGTTTTGATTCGGGTCGATAATAATGTGcagaggccagtttattacgTGAGCAAATCCTTACATGAGACCGAGGTGTATTATCTACCTTTGGAAAAAGCTGTCCTAGCGGTAGTGCATGCTACAcgtaagcttccccattatttccaatctcatacagttgttgttttaaCTCAGCTTCCTCTTAAGTCT GTCCTTACTGAtctggtggcggaatttgcggagccctcattagaagagaatgtTAAAGGCTTGgtcatggatgaaaaatcagttggcatgatcttgTGTAAAGAACCTTTGATGTGGAGAGTGTATTTTGACGGAACAATAAATCAAAAAGGGTTTGGTGTGGGTTTAGTTCTGGTGTCTCCTGAGGGGTTTCTTTTCGAGAACTCCTTGAGGCTAGGGTTCTCAACTACCAACAATGAGGCAGAATATGAAGCGTTACTAGTAGGGATGGATATGGTTCAAAAAATGGGTGGACAAGCAGTACAAATGTTCTTGGATTCACAACTAGTGGTGGGCCACGTAGAAAGGAAGTTAGAGGCTaaagatccaagaatgcaagaatatatAGCCCGGGTCAGGTATTTGCAATCAAAGTTTAAATCTTTTACTTTGTCACATGTCTCCAAGAGTATGAATACCCATGTTGATTCCCTAGCTACCCTtgcaacgtcctcggcacaaagcctTCCTCGAGTCATCCTTGTTGAAGACTTGTGTAAGCCCTCTGGGATGAATAGTGACACCATTCAGGTTCATTAA
- the LOC142612241 gene encoding uncharacterized protein LOC142612241: MAGDPLRRNQNLHCHYHQGRGHTTEDCRTLWNHLEQLVKEGRLKKFLYHPNVQGGHSGSVSQGNNSSRPPLGTINVIFAAPSRTGSRPTRVMSMSRTLAEESDSELRRIKGNTPHILGFSEKDKIRTIQPHDDALVVTLRIGGYDVRRVMVDQGSGTDIMYPDLFRGLNLKLEDLSAYDSPLISFEGKAVILKGQIQLPV, encoded by the coding sequence ATGGCTGGGGATCCTCTGAGGCGTAATCAGAATCTCCATTGCCACTATCATCAGGGCAGAGGTCATACCACTGAAGATTGTAGAactctgtggaatcatttggagcaattggttaaggagggaaggtTGAAGAAATTTTTGTATCATCCCAATGTGCAAGGAGGTCATTCGGGTTCGGTGAGCCAAGGGAATAATTCATCAAGGCCTCCTCTaggaacaatcaatgttatttttgctgctccTAGCAGGACTGGTTCTcgtcctaccagggtgatgtCTATGTCACGAACTCTTGCCGAGGAATCTGACTCTGAGCTAAGGAGGATTAAGGGGAATACTCCACATATTTTAGGTTTCTCGGAAAAAGATAAGATTAGGACTATTCAACCGCATGACGATGCTTTGGTTGTTACGCTGAGGATAGGGGGCTACGACGTGAGAAGGGTAATGGTTGACCAGGGTAGTGGtacagatattatgtaccccgACTTGTTTAGGGGGCTCAACTTAAAACTCGAGGATCTTTCGGCTTACGATTCACCACTGATAAGCTTTGAGGGGAAAGCTGTCATACTAAAAGGGCAGATTCAGTTACCTGTGTAA